A window of Sorex araneus isolate mSorAra2 chromosome 3, mSorAra2.pri, whole genome shotgun sequence genomic DNA:
CTCCGTGTATGGGGCGCGGATGATGGTACCTGCCGGCCGGGGGCTCATCGTGATCATCTCCTCTGCCGGGGGACTGAAATACCTCTTCAATGCCGCCTATGGCGTGGGCAAAGCCGCGGTGAGGACACAAATGGCCCCGTTGGGGGGTGGGACGGGCAGGTACAGAACAGAGACCATACTCCCAGCTCAGTAGCTCAATGGCCCCGGGAAGACACCTGGGGCTCCCCCATGAAAGGGGAAGGGGGACCGGTGCAGGGGAGGGAGGTGACAGGGCTGGCGTCCTGacaaaccccaccaccaccaaccccaaCCCCCCGTCCCTCTGCAGTGTGACAGGATGGCTGCTGACTGTGCCCTGGAGCTGAGGCGCCACGGGGTCAGCTATGTGTCTCTGTGGCCGGGGTTGGTACAGACAGAACTGCTGATGGAGCGTTTAAAAACCGACAAAACCGCCGACTCTGTGCTTAAGAAGGTGGGTGAGGGCTGGGCCAAGGAGGCAGGAGGTGTGGGGCCGCTGACCTATCCTGAAGGACATCGCAGGCCGGGAGAGCATGTGCCCCGGGCTACCCTGGGCAGGCCACATGACACACATGCTCTAGGTCCTGGCAGGAGGGGGGTCCTGGTGCCCAGAGGCGGCTGGGAGACCCGGGGAGCTCAGGatactccccagcccccacatacCAAGAGTGGAGGCAGGTCTGCTCTCCTGACCATCCCCCCTCAACTCACCAGGAAGGTCTACAGGcgtccccagcccctggccctggggagaGGGCCCTGTGAGTCCCCCACGGCGCAATCAGGGCCCTTGGGCCCGGGACGGGGATCTCAGACCGTGTCCTGCGACCTCACTGGCTCCTGGAACAGGAGTGGGGCTCAGCTCCGGAAAACCAAGCCTTGGCGTCTCTGCCCCTGTGCTTCAGTTCCAGATGGATTTATCAACCGCGGAGACCACCGAAGTGAGCGGCAAATGTGTGGTGGCTCTGGCCACAGGTAAAAAGGGGGGCGGGGTCAGAAGATGGCATGAAAgggtggaggtgtggggagggggcctggcgGCCACTGGGCCTAGCTCTGGAGGGAGTGGGGGACACGCCTGCCTTTCCTCTGGCTTCTGGAGACCCTCGAGGCCAGGGTGCCCCGCCCTGGGGTTCAGGGAGCCTGAAGAACTGGCGCCTGGGCCGTGCTGCCAGCAGCCAGAAACACAGGAAGCAGCTGCCCAGGAACTGAGAGCAACAGCCCGGAGCTCCCCTGCAGCCCTCTCAGTCCCCTACCCCAGTCACCGCCggccagctctgctgtctgtgcgtcagtccatctgtctgtctgtgtgcccGCAGACCCCAATATCCTGAGCCTGAGTGGGAAGGTGCTGCCCTCCTGCGACCTGGCGAGGCGCTACGGCTTTCGGGATGTGGACGGTGAGTGCCACGTGGCCTGTCCCTAGGCACCGTCCCAtagcacccccttccccccaaccccctcctcaGTCCCCTCCACGGGGCGGGTGCGGCCTGGGCGCAGGGGTGAGGCTCTCCTGTCGCCGCAGGCCGCCCTGTCCAAGACTACCTGTCCGTGAGCTCCGCGCTCTCCCGCGTGTCTGGCGTGGGCTGGCTGGCCTCCTACCTGCCCGGCTTCCTCCGAGTGCCCAAGTGGCTTCTGACACTCTCCTCTGGCAAGTTCTAACTCGGCCTCTGGCCCGCATCACCACTACGCAGCTGCCCACCCGGGCTGCTCCTGTGGAGCGAGCCAGCCTCCTGCGCGCCGCTCGGGGGTCCCGCAAGGTGCCTTGGTTTTCCAACGCTTATCTCTCATGTGCTGCCTCCGGGTGGGAAGATGCTCCAGAGGCTAATAAAGGTCTCCTGTCGCCTTCAGGGTGTTGCCCCGAgtgctgcttctgtgctcagcaaAGGGTTAAGTATCAGACtacttttggggtttttttttttctctttttagatcacacctggcgatgcacaggggttattcctggctctgcactcaggaattacccctggcagtgctcaggggaccatatgggatgctgggaatcgaacccaggtcaactgtgtgcaaggcaaacgccctacctgctgcgctattgctccagccccctcctttgtTTTAATTacgatttttttttcactttgtggtGCTGGTTATCAAACCCAAAGGGTTAAGGACCATTTGAAAGGCTCTGATAGCTGGGTGGTTTCCATTTCCATGCACTCTTTCCCTCCTCTGGCCTTTTCCCTGCCCCATCGGGCCTGCTCAGCCCCATGTCAGGACCCACCTCAGGGACACCCGCTCATTGGCTGCACGACCTGCCAGTCATGCTCCGCAGGAGTGCGGGACACCCtgctctccatttttttttctttttgggtcacatccaggggtgcacaggggttactcctggctcatgcactctggaattactcctggcagtgctcgggggaccaaatgggatgctgggaattgaacctgggtctgccgagtggaaggcaaactccctaccagctgtgctatcgctccagccccataaattatttgtttgtttgtttgtttatttatttcgggctggagcgatagcgcagcaggtagggtgttggccttgcacgaggccgaccccagttcgattcctccacccctctcagagaacccagcaagctaccaagagtatctcgcctgtccggcagagcctggcaagctacccgaggcgtattggatatgccaaaaatagtaacaagtctcacaatggagacgttactggtgcccgcttgagcaaatcgatgagcaatgggatgacagtgatacagtgattgattgagttattattaatttttgtttgtttatgcacGCTCACTCCTTACCTTGTCCCTCATACCGGCAGGAATTTTGATGTGCCTGCCTCCTGCTTCACCCGGCCTGGTCTTGGCGGTGAGCCCCTGGGATGTAGAGTTAATGACCTCCACCAGCCTGAATCCGAGCTGGTCCAGGGGCATATGCTCAGCCTCCTGGGGATGGGACCATGTGAAATGCTTTAGAAGAAATGAGGAACATTCATTCTAGAGACATTTATTTTATGCCTAGCACCAAGCCAGCCaccagggaggaggggggcctCCACAGAGACCTGAAGGACACCTGCCCACCCAGACTCCTCAAGAatgggggggcgcggggctggagcgatagcacagcaggtagggcgtttgccttgcacgcggccgacccgggtttgattcccagcatcctatatggtcccctgagcactgccaggagtgattcctgagtgaagagccaggagtaacccctgtgcatcgccgggtgtgacccaagaagcaaaaaaaaaaggggggggcgaggggagggtggATGCAGAGATGTGATGAAGGTGTAGCTTTTTGtgattaagaaacaaaacagaacaggaaCTAAGACACAAAAGTGTGATGAAATTGGAAGTTGGTGTGCACATAGATGAAATGAGCAAATGAGAGGAAATGAGTAAAGATAAATTATCATATTTATACTGTGGGCAGCAGGCTTCCACTAGGGAGTCATCGTAGACAGAGTGGGGTGTAAAGGAAGTGCTCCCAGGAGACTGGTGGCCAGAGAACCAGAGCATTACAGTCCCGGCAGCCACAGACAACAACCCACATGGTCAAGCATATCCGGAGAAGATTCGATGCATGCAGCAAAGGGTTTGCATTTCCCAGTCTTTGCCTCTTCTGGAACTTGTACATAtgaaagagacagaaatggaaCCATTTGCAGAGGAGGGGGTTTGCTTTTGCCTGAAAGGggacacccagcattgctcagggatcacacctggcagtgctcagaggaccatgtgctgctggggatgaaatggaaataaaaacacacagaGCATGCGCTCCAGATCTCTGagctgtcccccagccccaccttttatttatttatttttcggtTTGGGagaccacagctggctgtgctcagggcttactcctggctctgccctcaggcatcactcctgctagggttcgggggaccatatggggtgccaggggtcaaaggcaggtcgggcacatgcaaggcaacgccctgccctctgtactatctctctagccctcccaccaatttttttttttaatggtgttgGGAAGTCATCACAGGAAAACTGTTAGCTATGTTGTCTTAACTGGGCCAAAGACCTTTAGACTGAGCCAAAatcaattgattttttaaaaccacCAAGCAAACAACTGTTTGAACAGTCATCCAGATAaatcctgaactttttttttgccagaagACCAATAGTGTGTAGGCAGAGTAGTTTAAGGTTTTTTACTGTTGATTAACTACTTACCTCATCTTTCTTTTCTGCTCAAAAACCCCTCCAATGTTATTTTTCCCCttccaatgtttttattttattttatatggacatGGGTGGGGGTCATTAGGCCACagtctatgtgctcagggatttattcctagttctgtgcgcAGGAAtgacactggtgatgctcaggggaccatatgcgatatCGGGGATCAATCTTaagtcaaccacgtgcaagacaagagccttaacccctatactatctctccagaccaccCAGAGTTCTTacctgttctttttgttgttgtttcactgtgccatggatcaaactcaggacctcaaacAGGCATGGCAGGTTCTGTGTCATTGAATCATCTCCAATCCAGCCCCCGCATAATTTATCCTTCCTTGGGACTTGTTTTAGATGTTCCCAAATGTGCATAGCCTAAATTGCACTCTCTGCCTATTCCCAAGTAAAGGCATTTCAGCTTGCCTGCAAATTTTGCTAtccattcatttaaaataagCGTGTCTGGATtggagagaaagtgcagtgggTCGAGCACATGCACTGTATGCAGGAGCTGAGTTCTGTCccaagtaccacatggtcccctgaataatgCCAAGAGTGCCCCTCTGAGCGCAGAGttaagagtcatccctgagcacctccaagtttgaccccaaaaccaataaaataattaaaaactttcaGAGTGAttggagtgcagcaggtagggtgcttgccttgcacctaggtttgattccctggcatcgtgtatggtcctctgaggctgtcaggagtgatccctgagtgcagagtgaggagaaagcctggagcactgctgggtgtggcccaaacacctaaaaagaaaaaaaagttttctgaagATGCACctactatttctatttcttctctctgcTTGTTCAGTTTCTTCCCGTTAGACAGTTTCCCCTGGCTAGTGTATCGCCCCACGCATGACAGACCTATTTCAGGAGCAACTAAGGTCAGGGGACataggtggagggaaggtcacacctgTGGTAGGATTGAACACTGAATCActgtccactgtcactgtcatcccgttgctcatcgatttgttcaagcaggcaccagtaacgtctctcattgagagacttattgttactgtttttggcatatccaatacgcacgggtagcttgccaggctctgtcatacaggctcgatactctcggtagcttgccaggctctccgagaggggtggaggaatcgaacttgggttggccatgtgaaaggagaacgcccaaccactgtgctatcgctccagccccgaacactGAGTATCTGAAACAATTGTTTTATggataacttggtaaatcatgatgTTTAAGTAAAGTTTCAAAtgttagggaaagaaaaaaaaagaccggGGCCTGTGCCACCTTGGAGCCCAGGGCATTCTGGCATGCGAGCTCTGACCAGCTGGCCtgcctggggcaggaaggggctggaTGCTGGGCTGGACAGACAGGTCTCTGAGCCCAACTTTTGGAACAAGTCAGAAGAAGCCCCACTCCCGGTCAGAGGCCCGTGGCAATGCTGAGTGGGTAGAGAGGCGGCACAGGGCCCAACCCAGTGGACGGAACCAGGGGAAGTGCTTGGCAGGGAGCGGGCAACACTCAGCGAAAACAAACCCTTAGGCTCTGGCCGGAGAACTGAGGTCACCAAGGCAGACGGGGATGGTGCagggggggagaggaggtgcTGGAAGGGTAGACGGGTGGAAGGAGTCCGGGAGACTGTGTTGGAGGGCTGTCAGCTCTctgcttgggggtggagggagcggTCAGGGCATGATAGCGCACCCTGAAAGCAGGAATATTGACCACCTTGTAAATGTTGCCACAATAGAAAAATTAactactgctatttttttttcaaaaagggtggttttttttttttttttttgggtcacacagtgacagtgacaggtcacacccagcaatgctcaggggttacttctggctctgcactctactCCTTGCAGTACTTGGGATGCCAGGAGTTATAtgagctgccagggatcgaatcctgatcagcttcatgcaaggcaagtgccctacccactgcactatctctccagccccatttttcagAAAGTTAACTGCTTACGcccagatttttttccttccttatccTGGGGTCCAAAGGCTGAACAccatttctcttcctttaaaaaaagatacatatatatgtataatatatatgtatatatattttttgaggccacacccagcgatgctcagaagttactcaggaattactcctggaggtgttcaggggacctataggatggaacccaggtcagctgcgtgcaaggcaaactccctacccgctgtactatcactccagcccatcttttttttttcttttgtcaccgTGATTTACAATCCTGTCAATGAAAGGGTTTCATGCATAGAATGTTCCagcactggggggaaaaaaagagtgttccagcaccccaccctccaccagagtttctGTTTACCACCACCACTGTCTCAGGGAACCCCTCCAGACCACTCCCCAGACAACATTTCTGAGGTAGTAACTGGGGTCTCCATCCTGAGGAGAGCCTCCACTGCCCCCATAGTCACCGGGGGTCAGTCCCCCCACAAGACCCTCCTCAGCGGACCCTCTGCCTTCACTTTCCCACCCTTTCACCAGCCTCCTGACCCTGTGtgccctgtcctgtcccctgTAAGTCCTCTCCTCACCCTTATGTCAGCTGGCATTGACAtagcttccccccctcccccattccgaCCCAGCCAGGGAAGGGCAGACAGGCATGAACAAGCCTTTGGAGACAAAGGTCCCGTTCTGTGTGCCCAAAGATGGTTGTGAAACAAGACAGCCACCTCGGCGAGCCTGAGACAGAGGGCGGAGGCATCGGGGTCAGGCTGCTGGCTGTCAGGTCTCACCTTCCTCTCTCACTCCCATCTCCCTGCTTTGCTATGCAAAGCCTCGCCCCTGTCTCAGATCCCACCTCCAGGCCACCAGGcacctcctcccatctcctccgGGCCTGACCCTCCcaccagccacacccacacccacaagaAGGGCATCTCGCCCCAGTGCCGCTCAGCTACTCCGCCTCCACGCTGACCTGGCCCATGGTGAGTAGGGCCCAGGGGAGGACACCTCAGAGCCAGGCCTGCCTGCACCTGGATGTCAGAAGGGACCCTGGGGactagacagatagtacagcaggtagagcgcttgccttgcacgtggcctgctgggttcaatccctggcatcccctatggtccctaaGTAGCGattaccagcagtgattcctgagtgcagagccaggagtaatgcctgagcattgccaggtgtgacccaaaaccaaaaacaaaacagaaaaagacctGGAAGTTTGGGGTCTGAGCAGGTGAGGACTTTGCAGCGACCGAAtaggtttcaatccccagcatcttatacggtcccctatgcaatgccaggagtaattcctgtgtgcagagcctggagtaacccttgagaatctccaggtgtggcccaaaaacacaaaagaagaaggaggagaaggagaaaaaaaaaacaaaactagcagCTGCCATTAAGGGAGTATGTGGGAGAGACTAGCCCTCAGAAGTGGCGGGGTGTGAGGGAAGCTGGGAAGGAGCCAGCGGCTGAGGCGGCCTTGGGCAGCAGTTTGCATTAGATGCAGAGGAACACATCTGCCTGTCCACTCTCAGCAGGCCGGGCACCCTGTCCTTGGAGAAGTGGCTCCAGAAAGCAGCAAAGCCAGAACTCCACAAACAGACTGCCCCCGCATCCCCCAGGGGGCTTGAGAAGAGGAGCACAGTCCTGTCACTGGCACACGGTGCCCCCTGAGATGAACATTCACACAGGCTCGACATCCTTAGCATCTTTTAGGCGTCACTCACTCTCTTCTGCCTCGGAGGACACAGCCCtgaaggggagggaggcagagggggctGTTGAGGGTTTTAGGTCTGTACAGTAGAAGAGGGCAAGGAGAGGGCTCAAAGGTCAGAGCACACGTCTGGCATCAGAATGTCCTCAGTTCTGTTCCAAACACCCCCATGCTCCCCCGTGCACCAACacagtggccctggaggcccctggcactgccaggaccaaATAGCACCGAATAGCCAGCCAAGCACTGAGCTGTCCATCCCTCAGggccatcaccaggagtggtgccCCTCAGGGCCACTATTGACCCACAGCTGAGAGTCTGGATTCAACCGATCCTGTTACTATTGCAGTGTTGATGGTGTGGTGTGAGCGGGGCTTATAGATGACCCCTGTCCCCAGCAGAATGGTGCACCTACCCCGTTTCACTCAACTCGAGGCGCCCATCTCTCGACTTGACCTTATTTGTGTCCTCCTGGTTCCTGCCACTGCCCTCAGCCTCACTTCTACCTGGTCACCTTCTTGCCACTAGGCTCACCTCTAACTCTTAGAACCTTCTGGTTTCTTCTGCCATTATTCTTGCCCCTTTCTGAAAAACCCACAACATCCATTGGCTCCTGACTGGCATAAGTTGCAGAAATCCTCACCCGTCCCAAATAAGGTCAACAAACTCCCCTAGATCAGGGCCAAGTCTTGGACCCTTCATATGGAGaggctgagaggggctggagcgatagcacagcgggtagggcatttgccttgcacgcagccgacctgggttcgattcgcagcatctcatatggtcccccgagtaccgccaggagtaattcctgagtgcatgagccaggaaaaacccctgcctgtgcatcgccgggtgtgacccccccccaaaaaaaaatagagcggctgagatagagagagagatggggtaaGACAGATGGAGCGTAACAgagacagagctggagagagacagatagagatgGAGAAACAGATGGAGAGGGACAAAGACAGAGGtcgattgtattttattttgtttgggggccacccccagtgatgtttatgggtcactcc
This region includes:
- the DHRS1 gene encoding dehydrogenase/reductase SDR family member 1 → MAAAMKGQVCVVTGASRGIGRGIALQLCEAGATVYITGRHQDTLQATAQEAQARGGRCVPVVCDSSQESEVQSLFEQVDREQNGRLDVLVNNAYAGVQALMNHFGKEFWNCPASIWDDVNNVGLRGHYLCSVYGARMMVPAGRGLIVIISSAGGLKYLFNAAYGVGKAACDRMAADCALELRRHGVSYVSLWPGLVQTELLMERLKTDKTADSVLKKFQMDLSTAETTEVSGKCVVALATDPNILSLSGKVLPSCDLARRYGFRDVDGRPVQDYLSVSSALSRVSGVGWLASYLPGFLRVPKWLLTLSSGKF